A region from the Sulfitobacter sp. D7 genome encodes:
- a CDS encoding GntR family transcriptional regulator — protein MSKKTDITDLDTGELALARPRATLVEVAADKLRELILLEKLPAGAHISERDLAAALGISRTPLTRALTILEQDGLIEYSVTRRPQVANPRLDEIEQNLIVMGALEALAGELACACITDAEIAQVAEYQRQIEAGDSTLSPLESFRLDMQMHEAIVQASRNAPLIDTHLKFNARLWRARFQSSQRRSGRGQTLAEHRAIVDALSRRDAKATSEALRHHLASAVTNTKNALQEDGKAKDHNTETE, from the coding sequence ATGAGCAAGAAGACCGACATCACGGACCTCGACACGGGCGAGCTTGCCCTCGCGCGGCCCCGCGCCACATTGGTAGAGGTCGCCGCCGACAAGCTGCGCGAGTTGATTTTGCTAGAGAAACTGCCCGCCGGGGCGCATATCTCGGAGCGTGATCTGGCCGCTGCCTTGGGCATCAGCCGCACCCCCCTGACCCGTGCTTTGACCATTCTCGAACAGGACGGGTTGATCGAATATTCGGTCACCCGTCGCCCGCAAGTGGCCAACCCCCGGCTGGATGAGATCGAACAGAACCTGATCGTCATGGGCGCACTCGAAGCCTTGGCAGGGGAGTTGGCCTGCGCCTGCATCACCGATGCCGAGATCGCTCAAGTGGCCGAGTATCAACGCCAGATTGAGGCCGGAGACAGCACCCTTTCCCCGTTGGAATCCTTTCGCCTCGATATGCAGATGCACGAAGCCATTGTGCAGGCAAGCCGCAACGCCCCGCTGATCGATACGCATCTCAAGTTCAATGCGCGGCTGTGGCGGGCGCGGTTTCAATCCTCGCAACGTCGCTCGGGCCGCGGCCAAACCTTGGCCGAACACCGCGCCATCGTCGACGCCCTGTCGCGGCGCGACGCCAAAGCCACATCCGAGGCGCTGCGCCATCACCTCGCCTCGGCCGTTACCAATACCAAAAACGCTTTGCAAGAAGACGGCAAAGCCAAGGACCACAATACAGAAACGGAGTGA
- a CDS encoding helix-turn-helix domain-containing protein: MNKKYYSPAQLAERWKCSPNTVRNLINSGELPSFRIGQKLIRISAADVKEYENA; this comes from the coding sequence ATGAATAAGAAATATTACTCCCCCGCACAGCTTGCTGAACGCTGGAAGTGCTCTCCGAACACGGTTCGAAATCTGATCAATAGCGGTGAGCTGCCAAGTTTCCGGATCGGGCAAAAGTTAATTCGGATCAGTGCTGCCGATGTAAAGGAATATGAAAATGCGTAA
- a CDS encoding tyrosine-type recombinase/integrase, with protein sequence MRNFEIGRLNGKYVVYWYEKAGDPDSRRRFRLKATNRAAALIEGERRFNAELALSGYKITLEDIWMRYQSYLQGRKTEGDLINAWKTIGPILGDYHPLAIDDEKVSKYLAHRKKQFFAKHKKHIAKTTLHNEVNLLQSTLNHPFKKNLIDKPVNLRKPKRKKRRDRWLTEDEIRRLLKETCKVPHLHIAVALLLGTAGRVSAILELTWDRVDFDARVIDLRVAPSDADLDFTDESHDWEDYRKSRAMVPMNDGLHKLLLDWKQQCDSDFVVECHGGPIKKITTSLRNAGNRAGIVGIHPHVLRHTAAVHMAANGSPMSKISQFLGHSSTTVTETVYARFAPDHLRDEAAAIDFLAK encoded by the coding sequence ATGCGTAACTTCGAAATAGGCCGACTGAATGGAAAATACGTTGTTTACTGGTATGAAAAGGCGGGAGATCCCGACAGTCGACGACGCTTTCGCCTGAAGGCGACGAACCGAGCTGCCGCCTTAATTGAAGGTGAGCGCCGTTTCAACGCAGAATTGGCGCTTAGCGGTTACAAAATAACCCTGGAAGATATTTGGATGCGCTACCAAAGTTATCTTCAGGGGCGCAAGACTGAGGGTGATCTAATCAATGCATGGAAAACAATAGGGCCAATTTTAGGTGACTATCATCCATTAGCTATCGATGATGAAAAGGTCAGCAAATACTTGGCCCACCGCAAGAAACAGTTCTTTGCGAAACATAAGAAGCATATCGCAAAAACCACTTTGCACAATGAGGTCAATCTTCTTCAGTCGACGTTGAATCATCCATTCAAGAAGAACCTAATCGATAAACCAGTCAACTTGAGAAAGCCAAAAAGAAAAAAACGTCGCGACCGCTGGCTTACAGAGGATGAAATACGCCGGCTGTTAAAGGAAACTTGCAAGGTTCCCCACCTCCATATTGCAGTTGCTCTATTGCTAGGAACTGCTGGTCGTGTCTCTGCGATCTTAGAACTTACTTGGGACCGCGTAGATTTTGATGCACGGGTAATCGACCTGCGGGTCGCCCCTTCAGACGCCGACCTCGATTTCACGGATGAGTCCCACGATTGGGAAGACTATCGCAAGTCTCGAGCTATGGTGCCGATGAATGACGGGCTTCATAAGCTCCTTTTGGACTGGAAACAGCAGTGCGACAGTGATTTCGTAGTCGAGTGTCATGGCGGGCCGATTAAAAAAATAACCACCTCGCTCCGAAATGCAGGGAACCGGGCTGGTATTGTCGGGATACACCCCCACGTGTTGAGACATACAGCCGCGGTTCATATGGCGGCAAACGGAAGCCCTATGAGCAAGATTTCACAGTTCTTGGGCCATTCCTCTACGACCGTCACAGAAACTGTTTATGCTCGGTTTGCACCTGATCACCTGAGGGATGAAGCTGCGGCAATCGACTTTTTGGCGAAGTAG
- a CDS encoding 4-hydroxythreonine-4-phosphate dehydrogenase PdxA produces MTPRIGVIPGDPSGIGPELVARLLADDCCDQAQILLIGDRHVFEMGQRQAGCDHTMTAVDATAQDWTAHAPIALHEMETIAAEDVVIGQSTEASGRSTLRVLDRALTFVQEGVIDAIVFAPFNKASMHMAGIGHSDELHYIAEKLGVTNYISELNTLDDMWTSRVTSHIALRDVADAITPDRIQEATRLIDRTLRQAGHARPRIAVAALNPHAGDGGNFGREEIDVIEPAVRHMAGGQMAVTGPLPSDTVFLKVTKGEIDAVVTMYHDQGQIALKLLGFDRGVTVQGGLPVPVTTPAHGTAFDIAGQGTADLGATRAAFEIACKMVRNSQKETAA; encoded by the coding sequence ATGACCCCAAGAATTGGTGTTATCCCCGGTGACCCCAGCGGCATCGGGCCGGAACTTGTCGCCCGGCTGCTGGCCGATGACTGCTGCGATCAGGCGCAGATCCTGCTGATCGGCGACCGTCACGTCTTTGAGATGGGGCAGCGCCAAGCCGGGTGCGACCACACAATGACGGCGGTGGACGCGACGGCACAGGATTGGACGGCGCATGCGCCAATCGCCCTGCATGAGATGGAGACCATCGCGGCCGAGGATGTCGTCATTGGCCAAAGCACCGAAGCCTCGGGCCGGTCCACGCTACGGGTCCTCGACCGAGCGCTCACCTTTGTTCAGGAGGGGGTGATCGACGCAATTGTCTTCGCCCCGTTCAACAAGGCCTCGATGCATATGGCCGGGATCGGGCATTCCGATGAGTTGCATTACATCGCCGAAAAACTCGGCGTGACCAACTATATTTCCGAACTCAACACGCTCGACGATATGTGGACCAGCCGGGTCACCAGCCATATCGCCCTGCGGGACGTGGCCGACGCGATCACCCCCGACCGCATCCAAGAAGCCACCCGCCTGATCGACCGCACCCTGCGGCAAGCCGGTCACGCGCGGCCCCGCATCGCCGTTGCAGCGCTCAACCCCCATGCCGGGGACGGCGGCAACTTTGGCCGTGAGGAAATCGACGTGATCGAACCGGCAGTGCGTCACATGGCAGGCGGTCAAATGGCTGTCACGGGTCCGCTGCCCTCAGACACCGTCTTTCTCAAAGTCACGAAAGGCGAGATCGACGCCGTGGTCACGATGTATCACGACCAAGGCCAGATCGCCCTTAAATTGCTGGGGTTTGACCGCGGCGTGACCGTTCAAGGCGGGCTGCCGGTGCCCGTCACCACCCCGGCGCATGGCACGGCATTTGACATCGCAGGCCAAGGCACAGCCGACCTCGGCGCCACCCGCGCCGCTTTCGAGATTGCCTGCAAGATGGTCAGAAATTCGCAAAAGGAGACAGCAGCATGA
- a CDS encoding GIY-YIG nuclease family protein has product MNRRYYWTKTWGAPDIPEYDALALSHEGTRKRILSYIQPGDIVVYLTSDAKESDPMLRGRLAGAVEIADPVQEVDVEFLRPDVKRPLEHYRQGGGRFRWPFGIAVSRTWTFIEQESNNTLIPDHADKRMQGAASIHEMRPEEISRLMSLNVREQVKDEATAKMPFQGSLHRPWRQKDGMREPANVNPGTHLYIAQIYDAHGLTYKIGSGKVTDRIDDLNRYRRLTQGEAKWSERSSTQFATVAGARAAEDFILLEARKAGYGSYDHSEFLVGISSRDLNALYSKAIEIGLAADAEEMPC; this is encoded by the coding sequence ATGAATCGCCGGTATTATTGGACCAAGACTTGGGGTGCACCCGACATCCCAGAATACGACGCCCTGGCCCTCAGCCACGAAGGCACGCGTAAACGCATACTGAGCTACATTCAGCCTGGAGACATCGTTGTCTATCTGACGAGTGATGCGAAAGAATCCGATCCTATGTTACGCGGGCGACTTGCTGGTGCCGTCGAGATTGCCGATCCTGTCCAGGAGGTCGATGTCGAGTTTTTGCGTCCAGACGTGAAGCGACCGTTAGAGCATTATAGGCAGGGAGGCGGGCGGTTTCGCTGGCCCTTTGGCATCGCAGTTTCGCGGACTTGGACTTTTATTGAGCAGGAAAGCAACAATACTTTGATTCCAGACCACGCGGACAAGCGCATGCAGGGCGCGGCAAGCATCCATGAAATGCGACCCGAAGAGATCAGCCGCCTTATGTCGCTCAATGTTCGTGAACAGGTAAAGGATGAAGCAACTGCAAAAATGCCGTTCCAAGGCTCACTTCATCGCCCCTGGCGCCAAAAGGATGGGATGCGCGAACCGGCGAACGTCAATCCCGGCACGCACCTCTACATCGCGCAGATCTACGACGCCCATGGTTTGACATATAAAATCGGCTCCGGGAAGGTCACCGACAGGATTGACGACCTAAACCGGTACCGTCGCCTAACCCAAGGAGAGGCCAAATGGTCCGAGCGGTCATCAACTCAGTTCGCTACAGTTGCAGGAGCTCGGGCAGCCGAAGATTTTATTCTACTCGAAGCAAGAAAAGCTGGGTATGGCTCTTACGATCACTCGGAGTTCCTGGTCGGGATTTCGAGCCGCGATCTGAATGCACTTTACTCGAAGGCAATCGAGATCGGTCTGGCCGCGGATGCTGAAGAAATGCCATGTTGA
- a CDS encoding IS3 family transposase (programmed frameshift), protein MSKRKQHHPEFKAKVALEALKGEETVSELASRFGVHPTMIHQWKRALLEGASGVFERGSRKAPEVDEEQVKGLHAKIGELAVANGFFGQKAQTLDRQVRCKMIEPNIPGLSVGKQCSLLSISRSSFYYEPKGESEMNLDLMRVIDKQFLETPFYGVRQMTWHLRNEQHLVNEKRIRRLMRLMGLMPIYQKPNTSKAAKGHKIYPYLLRGLRVDRPNQVWCADITYLPMRRGFLYLVAIMDWHTRKVLAWRISNTLEAGFCVDALNEAIHKFGPPDIMNTDQGSQFTSFAWTNRLRSANVRISMDGKGRFLPSRDIAARYPAGQGINIFVERLWRSLKYECVYLHAWETGSEARDGVRKWIEFYNHKRPHSALGGKPPAVVYWQRIETTNHDQQVQRVA, encoded by the exons ATGTCGAAACGGAAGCAACATCACCCAGAATTCAAAGCCAAGGTGGCGTTGGAAGCGCTGAAAGGCGAAGAGACTGTCAGCGAGCTGGCCAGTCGGTTTGGAGTTCACCCGACGATGATCCATCAATGGAAACGTGCATTGCTTGAGGGCGCATCTGGTGTGTTCGAGCGAGGTAGCCGGAAGGCACCGGAAGTCGATGAAGAGCAGGTCAAAGGCCTGCATGCCAAGATTGGGGAGTTGGCCGTCGCCAACG GATTTTTTGGCCAGAAAGCTCAAACCCTGGACCGGCAAGTGAGGTGCAAGATGATTGAGCCGAACATTCCGGGTCTGTCCGTCGGCAAGCAATGTTCCCTGCTGTCGATCTCGCGGTCGTCATTTTACTATGAACCCAAGGGTGAGAGCGAGATGAACCTCGATCTGATGCGCGTCATCGATAAGCAGTTCTTGGAAACCCCGTTTTACGGTGTGCGCCAAATGACGTGGCACCTGCGCAATGAACAGCATCTGGTGAACGAAAAGCGCATCCGACGCCTTATGCGGTTGATGGGTCTCATGCCGATCTACCAGAAACCCAACACGAGCAAGGCGGCGAAGGGTCACAAGATTTACCCCTACCTGCTGCGGGGGCTACGCGTGGATCGGCCAAATCAAGTTTGGTGCGCCGACATCACATATCTACCGATGCGGCGCGGCTTCCTTTATCTGGTGGCCATCATGGATTGGCACACGCGCAAGGTTCTGGCGTGGCGCATCTCGAACACGTTGGAGGCTGGCTTCTGCGTTGATGCGCTGAATGAGGCGATCCACAAGTTCGGCCCGCCAGACATAATGAACACGGACCAGGGCAGCCAGTTCACGTCTTTCGCTTGGACGAACAGGTTGCGGAGCGCAAACGTGCGCATCTCAATGGACGGCAAGGGCCGCTTCCTCCCCTCTCGGGACATCGCTGCGCGATACCCTGCCGGGCAAGGGATCAATATCTTTGTCGAACGGCTGTGGCGGTCACTGAAGTATGAATGCGTCTACCTGCATGCCTGGGAAACCGGGTCAGAGGCCCGAGATGGCGTCAGAAAATGGATCGAGTTCTACAACCACAAGCGCCCGCATTCTGCCCTTGGCGGCAAACCACCTGCTGTGGTCTATTGGCAGAGAATTGAAACAACCAACCACGATCAGCAAGTGCAAAGAGTAGCTTAA
- a CDS encoding KAP family P-loop NTPase fold protein yields the protein MIVDMPLENSDRDKLGFGEIAHHLADSFLLNDLSSGFVVGVEGAWGSGKSSLINMALEELHRKRNGPKIVKFAPWLIGNREELLTQLFSDLEPVILGSLPSDEQDKTKEILKRYVRASSGLAAIADLADLGGIPLAKKIGNLVRNSGSKAAELLEPSLGELNAKLRKKLEELQHPIIVFIDDLDRLEPAEAAEVLRLVKAVADFPNVAYILAYDPEVLAKSIERAIAISDGKAYLEKVVQASFKVPKAMNYDLRNWLRTELFQLLDAENLGSDTADRLERALNQWCGEFVETPRDVIRLMNSLKLNFLPVKGRVDPGDMVFLQMVRIKNSALFNWIEDYVSNLSAIGDWGYISPGAHERLGASLLAAISADGSERNQFLYALQEHLPGLDLASLHRDGEEFRVFDLSDSDELRSFSASKRLASPNHYSLYFSFSGPSGSISDLELDQFLGACAEKPEIALSRFRQLVVSKRPQGGRFAEVLLDRILGVSGRIGPSEIQGLFSVLGEAIDDLVPVAKTYSGYSQFLKGNRHEVFGLIGIIGDPSLRKHTLRTLFSEAKSLAWLTGIVREAVFEHGVSGHRAEPENARLLSNEEFELVRGIFLRRLTEVPPSELMETPQFLSLMFAWHQAGDPEGALSWIANQTATDRGLLEVLQKMMSWSESSAHGVQCKLRPDTLDIFFGGRSAVQDRLEKIAADDNVDAADRSCAARMLTKFDDDTR from the coding sequence TTGATTGTAGATATGCCCTTGGAGAACTCTGACCGGGACAAGCTCGGCTTCGGAGAAATCGCCCATCACCTGGCAGATTCATTCCTACTAAACGACCTCAGCAGCGGGTTCGTCGTCGGTGTTGAAGGCGCATGGGGCTCAGGTAAATCGTCCCTCATCAACATGGCTCTGGAAGAGCTTCATCGAAAGAGAAACGGACCCAAGATCGTCAAGTTTGCCCCATGGTTGATTGGAAATCGGGAGGAATTACTGACTCAACTTTTTTCCGACTTGGAGCCTGTCATTCTTGGATCTCTTCCAAGCGACGAACAGGATAAAACCAAAGAAATTCTGAAACGATATGTCAGAGCATCTTCTGGTTTGGCTGCGATCGCTGACCTCGCTGATCTTGGCGGGATACCCTTAGCCAAGAAAATCGGCAACCTGGTGCGAAATAGCGGAAGCAAAGCCGCTGAGCTATTGGAACCGTCCCTCGGAGAACTTAACGCAAAGTTGCGAAAGAAGCTCGAAGAGCTGCAACATCCAATCATTGTGTTCATAGATGACTTAGACAGGTTAGAGCCTGCTGAAGCCGCAGAAGTCCTGCGATTGGTAAAAGCGGTGGCCGACTTCCCTAACGTCGCTTACATCCTTGCCTATGACCCTGAGGTGCTGGCAAAAAGTATCGAGCGGGCCATCGCGATCTCAGACGGAAAAGCGTATCTTGAAAAGGTGGTTCAAGCTTCGTTCAAAGTGCCCAAGGCTATGAACTATGATCTCCGAAACTGGCTAAGAACCGAACTGTTCCAGCTTTTGGATGCCGAGAATTTAGGTTCAGATACGGCGGACCGGTTGGAACGGGCTCTGAATCAGTGGTGCGGAGAATTTGTCGAAACGCCTCGTGACGTTATCAGGCTCATGAACTCCCTAAAGTTAAATTTCTTACCTGTTAAAGGTCGAGTAGATCCTGGCGATATGGTCTTCTTGCAAATGGTGCGCATAAAAAACAGCGCCCTCTTCAACTGGATCGAAGACTACGTATCGAACTTGTCTGCAATTGGTGACTGGGGTTACATCTCACCCGGTGCCCACGAGCGCTTAGGAGCGTCCCTTTTGGCCGCAATCAGCGCAGACGGCTCAGAGCGAAACCAGTTCTTATATGCATTGCAGGAGCACCTTCCCGGTCTTGATTTAGCCTCACTGCATCGAGACGGTGAAGAGTTCAGAGTGTTTGATCTTTCGGATAGCGATGAGCTGCGTTCATTTTCAGCCTCAAAGCGCCTTGCCAGCCCAAATCACTACAGCCTCTACTTCTCGTTTTCCGGCCCATCGGGGAGCATCAGCGACCTTGAATTGGACCAATTTTTAGGCGCGTGTGCTGAGAAGCCAGAAATTGCCTTGTCGCGCTTCCGCCAACTGGTAGTTAGCAAACGCCCCCAAGGGGGTAGGTTTGCAGAGGTTCTCTTAGACCGGATTCTGGGCGTCAGCGGACGCATCGGACCCTCCGAAATCCAAGGACTTTTTTCCGTGCTTGGAGAGGCCATTGACGATCTCGTTCCTGTTGCGAAAACATATTCTGGTTACTCACAGTTCCTAAAGGGAAATCGTCACGAGGTATTCGGACTAATCGGAATTATAGGAGATCCGAGTCTGCGAAAGCACACGCTCCGAACATTGTTCAGCGAAGCAAAATCGTTGGCGTGGCTTACTGGGATCGTCAGAGAAGCAGTTTTTGAACATGGAGTTTCTGGACATCGAGCAGAGCCAGAAAATGCTCGGCTCCTTAGCAACGAAGAGTTCGAGTTAGTTAGAGGCATTTTTCTCAGGCGGCTGACTGAGGTCCCACCCTCAGAATTGATGGAAACTCCCCAGTTCTTGTCGTTGATGTTTGCGTGGCATCAAGCAGGTGACCCGGAAGGAGCGCTAAGCTGGATAGCTAACCAAACAGCAACCGATCGCGGCCTTCTGGAGGTCTTGCAAAAAATGATGAGTTGGAGCGAATCTTCGGCACACGGTGTCCAGTGTAAGCTTAGACCAGATACTCTTGATATCTTTTTCGGGGGTCGTTCCGCGGTTCAAGATCGGCTGGAGAAGATAGCTGCCGATGATAATGTCGACGCAGCTGATCGATCATGCGCTGCCAGAATGCTCACGAAATTTGATGATGATACACGATGA
- a CDS encoding dihydrodipicolinate synthase family protein produces MTKYSGIWPVAPTPFNDDGTVDYEGMKRVIDCMVDQGSDGICILANFSEQFLITDEERRLLTEVSLKHMAGRLPVIVTISHYATQIAVARAQHAKDHGAAMVMMMPPYHGALLKGSAEQSFEQFAQVGDVGIPIMVQDAPLSGVDLPVPLLVRMAREIEEVRLFKIECPQAATKLRDLIAAGGDAIEGPFDGEEAITLLADLEAGATGAMTSAMIPDQIKPVIDHFAAGDLRAATDAYARVLPAVNHENRQCGFRSAKAAMVEGGVIRSEFCRHPIAPLHPQTRESLLRLIRPLEPVVLSWGK; encoded by the coding sequence TTCAACGATGACGGCACGGTCGACTATGAGGGCATGAAACGTGTGATCGACTGTATGGTCGATCAGGGCAGCGATGGCATCTGCATCCTCGCCAACTTCTCTGAACAGTTCCTGATCACGGATGAGGAACGCCGCCTTTTGACCGAGGTCTCGCTCAAGCATATGGCGGGGCGACTGCCCGTCATCGTCACCATCAGCCACTACGCAACCCAAATCGCGGTGGCCCGCGCGCAGCACGCCAAAGACCATGGTGCCGCGATGGTCATGATGATGCCCCCGTACCATGGCGCATTGCTGAAGGGCTCCGCAGAGCAAAGCTTTGAGCAGTTTGCCCAAGTGGGCGACGTCGGCATCCCGATCATGGTGCAAGACGCGCCGCTTTCGGGGGTCGATCTGCCGGTGCCCCTGCTGGTGCGCATGGCGCGCGAGATTGAAGAGGTGCGTCTGTTCAAGATCGAATGCCCGCAGGCCGCAACCAAGCTGCGTGACTTGATCGCGGCAGGTGGCGACGCCATCGAAGGCCCCTTCGACGGCGAAGAGGCGATCACGCTGCTCGCCGATCTCGAAGCCGGGGCCACCGGCGCCATGACCAGCGCCATGATCCCCGACCAGATCAAACCGGTGATCGACCATTTCGCGGCTGGCGATCTTCGGGCCGCGACCGATGCCTATGCCCGCGTCTTGCCCGCAGTGAACCATGAAAACCGGCAATGCGGCTTTCGGTCTGCCAAGGCGGCCATGGTCGAAGGCGGCGTGATCCGGTCGGAATTCTGTCGCCACCCGATTGCCCCATTGCATCCCCAGACACGAGAGTCCCTACTCCGCTTAATCCGGCCGCTTGAGCCGGTGGTGCTGAGCTGGGGAAAATGA
- a CDS encoding aldehyde dehydrogenase (NADP(+)) gives MSFTPHGKHLIAGTWVGAEQTFASEPASGPAHDFSVGTTALVDQACEAAEAAFWSYGYSTREARAAFLNTIADEIEARAEAITDIGTRETGLPEARLNGERGRTTGQLRLFADHILKGDYLDTRVDPALPDRQPLPRPELRMVQRPIGPVAVFGASNFPLAFSTAGGDTAAALAAGCPVVVKGHSAHPGTGEIVAEAVHAAIEKCDMPKGVFSLIQGGNRTVGQALVQHPLIKAVGFTGSLGGGRALFDLCAARPEPIPFFGELGSVNPMFVLPEACKARGQALGEGWAGSLTMGAGQFCTNPGIAVVPKGAEGDSFVEAATAALQDAPAQVMLTDGIAQAYRDGKARFDRRNAVQPRLSTESEGRNALPNLYETDSAAYLQDHELGEEVFGPLGLVVRTSSIEEMESLAKGLEGQLTITLQMDDADTETARRLMPIIERKAGRLLVNGFPTGVEVADSMVHGGPYPASTNFGATSVGTLSIRRFLRPVCYQNMPAGLLPEGF, from the coding sequence ATGAGCTTCACCCCGCATGGTAAACATTTGATCGCCGGCACATGGGTCGGCGCAGAGCAGACCTTTGCTTCCGAACCCGCCAGCGGTCCGGCGCATGATTTCAGCGTCGGGACAACGGCGCTCGTCGATCAGGCCTGCGAAGCGGCCGAGGCTGCCTTCTGGTCCTACGGCTATAGCACCCGCGAGGCGCGGGCCGCATTCCTCAACACCATCGCCGACGAAATCGAAGCCCGCGCCGAGGCGATCACCGATATCGGCACGCGCGAAACCGGCCTGCCCGAAGCGCGGCTGAACGGTGAACGCGGGCGCACCACGGGGCAGCTGAGGCTTTTTGCCGATCATATTCTAAAGGGCGACTACCTTGATACGCGGGTCGATCCAGCCCTGCCCGACCGGCAGCCCCTGCCCCGCCCGGAGCTGCGCATGGTCCAGCGCCCGATTGGCCCTGTTGCCGTCTTCGGCGCGTCGAACTTCCCGTTGGCCTTTTCCACCGCCGGGGGCGACACCGCCGCGGCGCTGGCCGCAGGATGTCCGGTCGTCGTAAAAGGGCACTCCGCCCACCCCGGCACGGGCGAGATCGTGGCCGAGGCCGTGCATGCCGCGATTGAAAAATGCGACATGCCAAAAGGTGTCTTTTCCTTGATCCAAGGCGGCAACCGCACGGTCGGCCAAGCACTGGTGCAGCATCCGCTTATCAAAGCCGTGGGCTTCACCGGCTCGCTTGGCGGGGGCCGCGCATTGTTCGACCTTTGCGCCGCCCGGCCCGAGCCGATCCCGTTTTTCGGCGAACTCGGCTCGGTCAATCCGATGTTCGTGCTGCCCGAGGCGTGTAAAGCGCGCGGCCAAGCCCTTGGCGAAGGCTGGGCCGGGTCGCTGACGATGGGCGCGGGCCAGTTCTGCACCAACCCCGGCATCGCAGTTGTGCCGAAAGGCGCGGAAGGCGATAGTTTTGTCGAAGCCGCGACCGCAGCCCTGCAAGACGCACCCGCTCAGGTGATGCTGACAGACGGGATCGCGCAGGCGTACCGAGACGGCAAGGCCCGGTTTGATCGGCGCAATGCCGTGCAGCCGCGCCTGTCCACCGAAAGCGAAGGCCGCAACGCCCTGCCCAACCTCTATGAAACGGATAGCGCGGCCTATTTGCAGGATCACGAGCTTGGGGAAGAGGTCTTTGGGCCGCTTGGCCTCGTCGTTCGGACCAGCTCAATCGAAGAGATGGAAAGCCTTGCGAAAGGGCTGGAAGGCCAGCTTACGATCACGCTGCAAATGGACGACGCGGATACTGAGACTGCACGGCGTCTGATGCCAATCATCGAACGCAAAGCCGGGCGCCTGCTGGTCAACGGCTTCCCCACCGGCGTCGAAGTGGCCGACAGCATGGTTCACGGCGGGCCCTACCCGGCCTCGACCAACTTCGGAGCAACCTCGGTCGGCACCCTGTCGATCCGGCGTTTCCTGCGCCCAGTGTGCTATCAGAACATGCCAGCAGGCCTTTTGCCCGAAGGTTTCTGA